Genomic DNA from Oreochromis aureus strain Israel breed Guangdong linkage group 2, ZZ_aureus, whole genome shotgun sequence:
CACAGCATGTCAAGAAAATGTTTGAACACTGACCTCAATTTTCTATGGTTCTAAAGCTTCTTAATGGTAAAATGACCAAAGGTCCCGTGGAAGTGGCATTGCTGATGAAAGTTGGGGCAGGACCACAGACTACAAGCAGCAATGTTACCCCAGTACTACTGGAGTGGTTCGACTCAGTAAACGAACTTATTATGGTCTttgaaaggcagaaaaaaaacgTAGATTTGGATGTGTATCTGCAAAGCAGAAACAGGTTTCTGCATGACAGTGAGGTTAAGGTAAGTGAGTGGTAGGAGGGAAATACAGTATCTCACAAAGTGAATACACCcctcacatttttgtaaatattttgttcTATCTTTTCATGGGACAACACTGAAGATATGACACTTTCATACAATGTAATCAGTGTACAGCTTGTATAACAGTGTAAATTTGCTGTCCCCTCTAAATAACTCAATGTACAGCCATTAATGTCTAAACCACTGGcaacaaaagtgagtacacccctTCAGATACTGGGCCACAGGGCAGTACTCCAACATGATAACAACTCCAAAAACGCTCTCAAAAAGACCAGTGCCTTGCTAAATAAACTGAGGGTAAACGTACTTGACTGGCCAACCATGTCTCCAGACTTAAATCCTATTGAGCATCTGTAGGACATCCCCAAATGGAAGGTGGAGGAGGCGCAAGGTCTCTTACATCCACCAGCTCCCTGATGTCATCATGGAGTGGACGAGGAGTCTAGTGGCACCCTGTGAAGCTCTAGAAAGGCAGTGTTGGAAAATAATGGTTGCCACACAAAATATTAGCACTTTGGGCACAATTTGGACATTTTCATCTAGGGGGGTACTCACTTTTGTTGCCAGCGGTTCAGACGTTAATGGCTGTATGTTAAGTTATTTTGAGGTGACAGCAAATTTACACTGTTATACAAGCTCTACACTGACTACTTTACATTGTATCAAAGTGCCAAATCTTCAATGTTGTCCCATGAAAAgatagaataaaatatttacaaaaatgtgaggGGTGTACTAACTTTTGTGAGATAATATATATAGCAATCTTTCATGGATAATGCAAATCTTGTGGCTTGAACAtacctttcttttctttgtcagaATATAATGAGAAAGCTGGTAGATGCAGCTATTGAGATGCATTCCAGGGGTGTATTTCATTGGGACATTAAGGCAAATAACATTGTGATTGAAGTATCAGCTGACAGCTGATCTTTCAACATGCCGACAAGTGAAATACATTGATTTTGGCTGTGGAGCCACTTTTACTCCAGAAGCAGTCACTCGAAGAAGAAGTGGCAGGTTATCAGTCCCAGTGTTCAAATGTCCTGGACTCTCCATGCATCTTGTGTCCATGTGAATTCCTCACCATTAATAATATTTCTCTGGATTTCAGAGACAACTCTGGACTTGTATGAATCCAACGTGAATACAGCAGACTGCATCACAGTTTTGCAGCTCGGCACAGTGATGGATAAGCTGTTGCACTACATCCTCCCAGACACCTCCACCAAATCGAGATCTAGGACACGTAGCGACATTTCAGACGGTAAGCCAGATGTTAATTCCCCAACCTGTTGTGATTTGCGTTAcaagtgaaaatgtttttttctgtgttttctttgcttttgtctGTATTGATCACGCACATGTAAATCTATAGGAACACAAAAATGTGACCCCTCTATTTTATTTCTATGAAGACTGCAAGGACTTTCTGTCAGGTTCTCTGAACCAGATCCATAAAGACCGCCTAACCCTGGAGGaacttaaaaatcatccttGGCTCAACTGACGTCTCTACTCTGACAAATACAGGGTCATGAAGCAGAAGCTCCAACAGAGAAgtatttgttaaaattaaatagcCATGTTATAATTCTGTGCATGTCATTACCAAAATAAACAGATTCACAAGCAAATTATTTGATTTCTGGGATTAGCCTTTAACCCTTGGGGTACATTTTCCTATACATCATATGTTTCTCAGGTTTACAGTTCTTTGTGGATCAAACCAGCTAAATTCTACAATTTATAAGCACATATATGTatgttgtattttcttttgtgttaatacattttattaacaaataaaagcatcgatgcaatacaaaatacaattCAAAATGTGTAAAACAATAACATCATATAATAATCTCAAACTGTATTGAAAGCCAAAAAGAAGAGGTTGGTCTTGAGAGCAGAATAAAAAAATGGGCAATGAAGAAGCCTGGTAACGAATTCCACAATTCACCATGATGAGAAGAAAACATTGGTTACTGTTCCTCTCCAGGAGGACTAAGAAAATGTTTGACTAAAGCGTGAACAACATAATCACAATAATTAGATTCCTTTTACCACTGAGCTACATTACATCTACCATCATATTGTTGTGTATCTATGAGATTTACAGTTCTTTGTGTATTACGCCAGCTACATTCTACAATTTATAAGCAGATGTTGCATGGAGTTAACTATCCTGTCTTTCTGCATCTGCGAGAGGACAAATCATCACACATTTGCTTGGGCAAGGTACACTAGCTGTACCTTTGGTTTAAACCCAGAACCTTCTTGCTCTGAAGCCACAATGCCAATGCATCCCTGTGCCCACACCTGGTAATTAGTGCTACATGACAAATTGATAAAGCATTACAGTTTCACTCACCAAAgctaaagcatttaaaatcCTTGTACTGTCTGCCCCACATTGGCTTAACTTCTGTATACTGACATAGATGTCACACACATCCTGAGGCTGATCCTGCATTAAGTTAAATATGTAAACGCTGTGGGATAGGCTCCGGCCCCCCTTCCACAAGCCTGAATTTGATAAGGAGACGAAAACAGATGGATGGAATATAAaatagacacattttaagaaAGAGGTTTTCTAATGTGAATATTGACAAGAATAAACAGACCGCATTAAGCACTTATGTTtccatcaaaataaaactgttagAAAAGTAACCTAAAAATAcacaatttaaataaaaagtgatATGGTCAATGTGAGTGTACAACTCACCTCgttttgttcttacttttcTCTTTGGTTCCGCATATTTTTCGGCTAGATGAGTGCAACGTCATGACAATAGCTTTACACCGCCATCTAGTGTTACGCAAACGACTGACTCAAAATAGAACTACAATTACCAGCTTGCATTACTTCCCTACGTCGGTTTTTACGTGATGGACAGCTCCCCGGATGCGGCTGTGATTGACTATACCAGGCAAAAAGAGATCGAAAGCCAAGTGGCGGTAAGTCATGAAAACCGTTATATTTCTTTCGTACAGCCCGAAACTACTTCTGAAGTATATACAAAAATGGAGCAGGAATTTTGAGAAGCTGGTGTGGCAATAACTGGTTTTAAACATATCTTTTTGAGAAAGTGACTTGTAAATCAAGTTTCAGCTTGTTTGCTAACTAGCTAGCTCGCTAGCCACCAAATTCGCTAGTTCCTTAGCTCGATGCTAGTAAGAGGGTAGCTTTATGCTAGGGGAACGCCTAGTATTAaaagtgaacagcagtaaagtGGGTAACGTGTAAACAACCGGTAAAAAAAACTGCCTCTCGTTTTCCATTCACACCCCGGCCTCTCCTGGACAATAACTTTATAAAGTTTGTTAATTAGGGAGCATCTGGAATTGGAGCGTACCTATGTAACGGTGATGAACGCTACGTCGATTAGTTAACGACGGGGACAGTTAGCTCAGTTGCTAACTGGGTGAAAAACTGTACTGCTAATAAAACGGATATCTTGTGTTATGAGATCTTCACCGGTTAACGATCATGCGGGCAGTGAAATGTTTATCACTACACGGTATGTGTATGTGTTGCTGTTAGCAGTTATTCAGGTGCTTTTCCCCCCCCTGTTGCCAGGTGCTGCAGCCCCAGTGGTCGTAGGCAGGATGCAGACCATAAAGTGTGTGGTGGTGGGTGACGGGGCAGTGGGTAAAACCTGCCTGCTCATCTCTTATACAACCAATGCCTTTCCTGAAGAGTACATTCCCACAGTGTTTGACAACTACAGCGCTCAGATGAGTGTGGATGGCCGCACTGTCAGCCTCAACCTGTGGGACACGGCAGGCCAAGAGGAGTATGACCGCTTGCGCACTCTGTCCTATCCCCAAACCAATGTGTTCATTATATGCTTTTCCATCGGCAGCCCCTCCTCACACGCCAATGTCAGGCACAAGTGGCACCCTGAGGTGTCTCACCACTGCCCAAATGTGCCCATCCTGCTGGTAGGCACCAAGAAGGACCTAAGAAGTGATGCAGAAacagtgaagaagttaaaggaGCAGGGCCTGGTCCCTacaacccagcagcagggcAATGCCCTGGCCAAGCAGATTGGGGctgttaaatacatggagtgtTCTGCACTGCTGCAGGATGGCGTCAAGGAGGTGTTTTCTGAAGCTGTGAGGGCAGTGTTGTATCCAGtcacgaaaaagaaaaaagaaaagtgtgtgCTTTTGTAATGAATGGTTTCCAGATTTGGACTGTAGAGAGGGGATGGTGGAGATCCACGGATGCAAAGGGAAGGCTGAGGAACAAAGGTCACCAATCGGCTGTCTCCGTATCACCTCTGGCAGTTTTCGGCTCCTCTGTTACTCCTCTCTTCCTTCTTCATCGCCAGGAGGATCTCACCGTGTTGCCATCATCACCAAAGTGACCATGCCTTAATGAGAGCGACTGACCGTTTCTCCTCTATTTTTCTTGCATTTTAACTTTTGATATTTACATGTTTCATTTTACATCTGTTCTACATTTTTAGCTTCTCTGCTTTGCCTTATAAAATGCTGATAATGGTTGCCACAAGCCATAATAACATCTAAACCAACGAACCAACCAAGCTACCCTGTTTGACTGGAGAGAAGAGATCTGCCTTTGTTCAGGTGGAGAACTAATGACTACCTCAAATTCTCACCTAGGTTGCATCTCATGAGTCTCAAGCAAGGTTACCATCAAGATGCTTTGACTTTGACTATTTAGACGTAATGAACAGCCGAGTAGAAGGTGAACAAGTTTTAATTTCAAGCAGCTTGAGTCCAGACATGGTTTGATGACTCCTCGGCAAATGCCAGTAGCCCTTAAACCAAATGCACAGATTAAAGGTTAAAATCCCTTGTTACAATTCCCTTGTGCTCAGTCTGGTGTGTTAGAGCTGTTGGCAGGCTGCCCCTCTAGCCTCTCACACTGCTGTTTCACTTCTCCACACGGAAGAACCAGTAGGTCTTTGAAGATAAGCCAGACCCATTAAAAGCAGCACGCCATTTGTCCTCTTCAGTAATAGAGGAGCAGGTGTAATAAAGACTCAGCCAAATTAACTGATGCTGGTACAGGATTTTTGGAGCTGACGCAGTCAGGAAGTCAGGTTGTCGTGAAGCTTCTCTGTCTACTTATTAACTGTTGAAGCTCACaccgagtgccatttaaaaacaTGCCTAAGAATTTCTCTTTGATAGGGTGGGGGTCAAGGAGGCTGTATTTTGTCTAATTATGGTGAATTTACtctgtaaatgattttttttttccataaataatttttaacctACAAGTACGGCCAAaggtaaatatgtttttgtaatAGTCTGTTTATTTGATCAGTAAGAGGTATGTGTGTTGTAGTTAATATTTCAATTTGATAAACCAGAACTCCAtatttctttttagtttcattATCGTCTTCCACTGAAATTCATCAACTATGACCGCCGCTTAACTGAATCAGTATAGCAATATGTTTTAACTGGCTTACGTTGGCTATATACGTAATTCGCTATTGTCTTGGTTTCATCATAGAAGAAGAACCGTGATGGCTCCCTTTTTAATCATGTAATAGAAGTTTTTTTACAATATGAAaggagccttttttttttttttggttaggtGCCTTATCTAAACCAAAGACAATAGCAGTCTTCTTCATAAAACCCAAAGCTTCTCATCATAGCTCTGAAAGTGCCACAAGACGTTTAAGCACAGGTCCCACCCAACTCaagagttttatttttgtgaattTTCAGAAGCCCTCTGCCTTACTTCCTGCCAGTAAATACACTCATCttgcagacttttttttttttaaagacacaggTGCTAAACTGACATCTTGTGCAGCAAGTCTTTGCATTTGTGAAACGAAGCTCTTGAGTTCCACACTTCTTAACAGATTGCGGTTCCCTGCATTGCATGGTGGAATAAGGCACAAGCGCAACTTGCACATACGGTTAGCAAAAAGGTGTGTAGGTGGAACGTGCTTTGTCACATCTGAAGATTTTTATACGTTTTTGTAAAATAGTTTTTGTAATGACTAGctgctctttttatttttcattttttgcttaCAGCCGGCAGCAAATATAGAAGCCCTTTTTTACTATAGTTATTTTCATGTACACCTTTGAGCGGGTATATAATAAGTCAGCCTAGATTGTGGCCTGTGTAAAGTCTAGAATAACTGAAGTGCAAACCGAGCAAGAGGTTTTTGTGATAACAGTGATGCGGTTTGACATCTGCCAGAAGATGTGTGAACATTTCCCAGATAGGTTTGTGGAGGGTTGAATGTAAGTGCACGTTATGTTAAAAACTGTCATCTGTGgtgagctctttttttttttttccatgtcccAAATTCACTTAGATGATGCTGTTAAAGTGGAACATACACCTGTGGGCTCCGTGTCTGTGTCCTGGAGCTGTATGCTACCGTGTGCGTGGTACTACGCTTTTACACTGGGAACTTGATTTGTAGAAATCTGTAATTGTTTTATAAATAACAAAAGCATATTTGTATAAATGAACTAACAGTgaaatgatttttaaattatGCCAAATAAAACGGTGGTTTAaaccatttaatttttttttcttaaacacatGACTGTCTTCTTCTGATTTGGTTCCTTGCTGTTTTGCTATAGCATTGCATGTAATCAGTGCAGATCTTTGCAGCTAGAGGGATGTAATGCAAGAAGAAAATCGTGCTGAAGTGCAGAACAAACCTGAGTGACACATTTACACACGCTTGCAGCTCAGGAAACCACATTATGTTCCTGTAGCACACATACTGTAACACTATCTTTCACGTTAATGCTACAGTTACAGAGTCCAAACACTAGATGGACACAGCCCTCCAGCTCAGTTGCTTATTATCCAGAATGAGCACTAGTCTTcaaagattgttttttttttcttttctttttcccccctcttctgTACATTTGAAGTTAATGGTCTATACCATCTGGTTTCCAGACCATCATTCAACAGCCGACACCCACAAGTTCAATCAGTTTCAGGGGTTTAAAAATTCAGCGCGCTACTTACTCTGAAAAATTCCTTTGACCTTTATGGTTGGTGGATGTGACAAATGACAGATGTGTTAAACGCTACCAAAGGCTCGTTACAGCATCACTGCAGCAGCATTTAGAGCCCATTTCCTCTGCGGTCTGTCTACAAGTGCTTTACAAGGAAGACTGCTGAATGTGTGTTTACAGCTTGTGTAAGTTGTGCTTTTTTAGTCAACTCCCAAGTATGaacatttaaagcaaaaataatgcCTGGAGGCCATGAATGAGCAAATATGATGATGAAGGATGGGCATGTTTCTTTCTGCAACATGCAGGCAGGCAGATTAATAAAACAAGGGCGGGTTATGGTGATCCATTGTAAAGCGAGTGGACTGCAAAAGGAGTCCACTCTTCTCACAGAGCCTTGAGCCTTCTCACAGCTACCTCACAGTAAACGAGGTAGCTGACTTCACTGCTGATAAATTCACTGGAATTTAAAGTTATTCAAAGCTGGTTTAAAAACATCTGAGTTGTGTTGTCAAAGAATCAAGAACTTGAAACCAAAGCTTCAGACTTAGTAACAGTTAACTGCAGTGGGCACGACTTTTCAGGGTGAAGCCCCAAATTTGTGTGCTGGATTAACCATTGAGTGAGAAACTGAATAAAACAACGCAAACATGAACACTACCAAATTTTCcaaatgttgaatttatgaTCTATGTGTTAGGAGACTAGCTGAACTGCAACTAGCTGAAAAGTTATAGTTTACAATATTATGGAGGTTCGGAAACGGCTGACACATATTTTGCTGCCCTAGTGCATTCTGGGAGTCGTTCCTCACCACCAGCTTCATTCACAGTATGCACCAATCAGTTGAAAGTAACACTTTATTGGTTAATAGTCTAAAATTAATATGGATATTTCCaatctgtttttattaaatgGAGATTCAGTTTACAGTCTGTTGTAAATAAGGTGagtgtagttttattttttgcgtGCTGCGCAGTCAGAAAACCGTTTGAACGCAGGAGCAGAAGGTGAGATTTTTCTGTTCCATCTCTGCCTGTTTGATAGAAATGTGCAGCTGAGGGTGAGCCGACCAACTGACTCTGATGATCCACTCTGTGAATCATCAGTGTGTAGCGAGTGGGAGTGATGGCCCCCGTCGGGACCTTGATCTCAGCTCTGTCTATCGCCCCTCAATCTCCCCTGTTCCTTTCCTCCCTCACACTGTCCGTTTGATGATGTTCTGACTAAAGCCAAAAGGGCCGAGCAGCACTATTCAGTCAAGGAACTTGGGAGattcctcctcttctccttgtCTAAAgatgaaaaagcaaaaagcctTGATCTAACAGACAGCCTGCAGCTACAGCGAGACTGAGAAAGCTGC
This window encodes:
- the rhogd gene encoding ras homolog gene family, member Gd — protein: MQTIKCVVVGDGAVGKTCLLISYTTNAFPEEYIPTVFDNYSAQMSVDGRTVSLNLWDTAGQEEYDRLRTLSYPQTNVFIICFSIGSPSSHANVRHKWHPEVSHHCPNVPILLVGTKKDLRSDAETVKKLKEQGLVPTTQQQGNALAKQIGAVKYMECSALLQDGVKEVFSEAVRAVLYPVTKKKKEKCVLL